In Candidatus Glassbacteria bacterium, the following proteins share a genomic window:
- a CDS encoding NTP transferase domain-containing protein: MIYQPEMLMIGSAGRNSGKTLLACRLIEKYTPGGKITGLKVTTVKHTAEQCPHGQSGCSLCAEFEGNFSIVEQAAGADTAKDTGRMLAAGADRVFWLRTRVGYLAQCYEALRKMIDPEASIICESSSLRQVVEPGVFLATMPAGEPGNIKPSLKKALCHVDRLLYPGSNGPDIDLDDITLLDRQWHLRLPAAGIILAGGKSRRMGKDKSQLPVRGKPLIEHVYNQLKPLFGQILISSGLPGQHCINGALTVPDKFPGAGPVMGIMSCLEASACQLNFVAACDIPGIDYRLIRMMYNQAGDYDAVIPRWGEAEYEPLFGFYRKSLCGPFRLFIDSGGRKVREALAPHRVKYIRIENERRLRNLNTPKDYAEFINAVRLGPAH; encoded by the coding sequence ATGATCTATCAACCCGAAATGCTGATGATCGGCTCGGCCGGCAGAAACTCCGGCAAAACCCTGCTCGCCTGCAGGCTGATAGAAAAGTACACACCCGGCGGCAAGATAACCGGCCTCAAGGTCACCACGGTAAAACATACCGCGGAACAGTGCCCTCACGGCCAGTCCGGGTGCAGTCTGTGCGCGGAGTTCGAGGGCAATTTCAGCATAGTCGAGCAAGCAGCTGGCGCCGACACTGCCAAGGATACCGGCAGGATGCTCGCCGCGGGTGCTGACCGGGTATTCTGGCTGCGCACCCGGGTGGGATATCTGGCACAGTGCTATGAGGCGCTCAGAAAAATGATCGACCCGGAGGCGAGCATCATCTGTGAGTCCAGCAGCCTGCGGCAGGTGGTGGAGCCGGGAGTATTTTTGGCCACCATGCCAGCCGGGGAGCCGGGCAATATCAAACCTTCCCTGAAAAAAGCGCTCTGCCATGTGGACAGGTTGCTTTATCCGGGCAGCAACGGGCCTGATATCGATCTGGATGACATAACGCTGCTGGACCGGCAGTGGCATCTGCGCTTGCCGGCGGCAGGGATAATCCTGGCGGGTGGAAAAAGCCGGCGGATGGGCAAAGACAAAAGCCAGCTTCCGGTCCGGGGAAAACCGCTGATCGAACACGTTTACAATCAGCTCAAACCATTGTTCGGCCAGATATTGATAAGCTCCGGCCTGCCCGGGCAGCACTGTATTAACGGCGCCCTGACGGTGCCGGATAAATTCCCCGGGGCAGGGCCGGTGATGGGTATCATGAGTTGCCTCGAAGCCTCCGCCTGCCAGTTGAATTTCGTGGCGGCCTGCGATATTCCCGGCATCGACTATAGGTTGATCCGAATGATGTACAACCAGGCCGGGGACTACGATGCAGTTATCCCGCGATGGGGTGAGGCTGAATACGAACCATTATTCGGCTTTTACAGAAAATCGCTTTGTGGTCCATTCCGGTTGTTTATTGACTCGGGGGGAAGAAAAGTTCGCGAGGCCCTTGCTCCGCACCGGGTAAAATATATCAGGATCGAAAATGAACGCCGGCTGCGTAATCTTAACACGCCCAAAGATTATGCTGAGTTTATCAACGCGGTGCGGCTGGGCCCGGCGCACTGA